In the Ruminococcus sp. OA3 genome, one interval contains:
- the holB gene encoding DNA polymerase III subunit delta', whose protein sequence is MSGFDSVIGHKDIIAHLQNAIESDKVSHAYIFEGETGSGKKLLATMFAMTLQCEERGADPCLKCASCKKALSKNHPDIINITHEKPNSIGIEEIREQLTSDVDIRPYSSPYKIYIINDAQLLTLQAQNALLKTIEEPPAYAVILLLTNNIEALLPTISSRCVTLTLKAVGDDMVKEYLMERLHIPDYQAEVDASLAQGNIGKAEKIATSEEFSELADTALKILCHSGETELYEMVDAVKELTQDRQNINDYLDLFLMWFRDVLLFKATREVDSLVFKHEINYIKERARKSSYEGLETIIEAIEKAKVRLRANVNFDLTMELLFLTIREN, encoded by the coding sequence ATGTCTGGATTTGACAGTGTGATTGGGCACAAGGATATTATTGCGCATCTGCAGAATGCGATCGAATCCGATAAAGTTTCTCACGCGTATATATTCGAGGGAGAAACGGGATCCGGTAAAAAACTTCTGGCGACGATGTTTGCCATGACACTGCAGTGTGAGGAGAGAGGGGCAGACCCCTGTCTGAAATGCGCCTCCTGCAAAAAAGCGTTGAGTAAGAATCATCCTGATATCATAAACATAACACATGAAAAACCGAACTCTATAGGTATAGAAGAGATTCGCGAACAGCTGACCTCCGATGTGGACATTCGTCCGTACAGCAGCCCTTATAAAATATATATTATCAATGATGCACAGCTTCTGACGCTTCAGGCGCAGAATGCACTGCTGAAGACGATTGAGGAGCCGCCGGCATATGCGGTTATCCTGCTTCTGACGAATAATATTGAGGCGCTGCTCCCGACGATTTCGTCGAGATGTGTGACATTAACGCTGAAGGCAGTTGGTGACGATATGGTCAAGGAATACCTTATGGAGAGACTGCATATTCCTGATTATCAGGCGGAAGTCGATGCATCTCTGGCACAGGGGAATATCGGGAAAGCCGAAAAAATAGCCACAAGCGAGGAGTTTTCAGAGCTCGCAGATACTGCGCTTAAGATTTTGTGCCATTCCGGCGAGACAGAATTATATGAAATGGTGGATGCAGTAAAAGAACTGACACAGGACAGGCAGAATATCAATGATTACCTTGACCTGTTTCTAATGTGGTTCCGGGATGTACTTTTATTCAAGGCGACCAGGGAGGTAGACAGCCTGGTGTTTAAACATGAAATCAATTATATCAAGGAACGGGCAAGAAAAAGTTCTTATGAGGGATTGGAAACGATTATCGAGGCCATTGAAAAGGCAAAGGTAAGACTGCGTGCCAACGTAAATTTTGATCTCACTATGGAGCTGCTGTTCCTGACGATCAGGGAGAACTAG
- a CDS encoding response regulator transcription factor — protein sequence MSKILIVEDEEAIADLEKDYLELSGFEVEIEHQGDIGLKRALEEDFDLFILDLMLPEVDGFEICRRIRDKKNTPIIMVSAKKDDIDKIRGLGLGADDYMTKPFSPSELVARVKAHLARYERLIGSGVPENDIIEIRGIKIDKTARRVWVNGEEKNFTTKEFDLLTFLAQNPNHVFTKDELFSKIWDMESIGDIATVTVHIKKIREKIEFNTAKPQYIETIWGVGYRFKV from the coding sequence ATGAGTAAAATATTGATTGTGGAAGATGAAGAGGCGATTGCAGATCTGGAGAAAGATTATCTGGAACTCAGCGGATTTGAGGTGGAGATTGAGCACCAGGGAGATATCGGGCTGAAACGTGCGCTGGAGGAGGACTTCGATCTGTTTATCCTGGATCTGATGCTTCCGGAGGTAGACGGCTTTGAGATCTGCCGGAGAATACGGGATAAAAAGAATACGCCTATCATTATGGTATCGGCGAAGAAAGACGATATTGATAAGATACGGGGACTTGGACTCGGAGCCGATGATTATATGACGAAGCCCTTCAGCCCGAGTGAGCTTGTTGCACGTGTCAAGGCACATCTGGCCCGCTATGAGCGTCTGATCGGGAGCGGGGTTCCGGAGAATGATATCATCGAGATCAGAGGAATCAAGATTGACAAGACAGCCCGAAGGGTCTGGGTGAACGGGGAAGAGAAAAATTTTACCACGAAAGAGTTTGACCTGCTGACTTTTCTTGCACAGAATCCAAACCATGTATTTACGAAGGATGAGCTGTTCAGTAAAATCTGGGACATGGAATCTATCGGCGATATTGCCACGGTTACCGTGCATATTAAGAAAATCAGGGAAAAAATAGAATTCAATACCGCTAAGCCTCAGTATATTGAGACCATCTGGGGTGTGGGGTACAGATTTAAAGTGTAA
- a CDS encoding guanylate kinase translates to MGKIFYIMGKSASGKDSIYEYLLARGDLGLKRIILYTTRPIRDGEEPGREYYFVDDGQYQQIEREGRIIESRSYYTVHGVWTYFTVDDGQIDLSRHHYLGIGTLESYERIKHYYGAEKICPIYVEVEDGERLQRALIRERKQKEPKYAEMCRRFVADCEDFSEEKIKAAGIGRRFINDDRQTCLAEIEKYLKDMLYCS, encoded by the coding sequence ATGGGAAAGATATTTTATATCATGGGAAAAAGCGCTTCGGGAAAGGACAGTATCTATGAATATCTGCTTGCCAGGGGAGATCTTGGCCTGAAGCGTATCATCCTGTATACAACGCGGCCCATACGGGATGGAGAGGAGCCGGGCAGGGAATACTACTTTGTAGATGACGGACAATATCAGCAGATTGAACGGGAAGGCAGGATCATCGAATCCCGTTCTTATTATACTGTGCATGGGGTCTGGACATATTTTACTGTGGACGACGGACAGATCGACTTGTCGAGACATCATTATCTTGGAATCGGAACGCTTGAATCATATGAAAGAATAAAGCATTATTACGGGGCGGAGAAAATCTGTCCGATTTATGTGGAAGTGGAGGACGGCGAACGCCTGCAGCGTGCGCTGATTCGGGAACGGAAGCAGAAAGAACCGAAATATGCGGAGATGTGCAGGCGTTTTGTAGCTGACTGCGAAGATTTCAGTGAGGAAAAAATAAAGGCGGCTGGAATTGGCAGAAGGTTTATCAATGATGATCGACAGACATGTCTTGCAGAGATTGAAAAGTACTTGAAAGATATGTTATACTGTTCGTGA
- a CDS encoding tRNA1(Val) (adenine(37)-N6)-methyltransferase, which yields MEVLMAEEERLDDLQNGYKLIQDVNDFCFGIDAVLLAWYARIKPGEKVLDMGCGNGIVPILLRARHDKIHITGLEIQEKSAALAKRSVAYNHLEKDISIVTGDIKEAAAIFGKASFDVVTVNPPYMTGGHGLKNEHLPKMIARHEVLCSLEDIISQAASLLKERGRFFMVHRPFRLAEIMTGLVRCGLEPKRMQLVHPYMDKEPNMVLIEALRGGNPRITVEKPLVVYREPGLYTDDILRIYDRV from the coding sequence ATGGAAGTTCTAATGGCAGAAGAAGAACGTCTGGATGACCTTCAAAATGGATATAAGCTGATACAGGATGTTAATGATTTTTGCTTTGGGATTGATGCGGTGCTTCTGGCGTGGTATGCCAGGATAAAACCTGGAGAAAAGGTGCTGGACATGGGATGCGGTAATGGGATTGTTCCCATTTTGCTGCGTGCCAGGCATGACAAGATCCATATCACCGGGCTGGAGATACAGGAAAAAAGCGCGGCGTTGGCGAAACGGAGTGTAGCGTATAATCATCTGGAAAAGGATATCAGTATCGTTACGGGAGATATAAAAGAGGCCGCTGCCATATTTGGTAAGGCCTCTTTTGATGTCGTTACAGTGAATCCGCCCTATATGACGGGTGGACATGGGCTGAAAAATGAGCATCTTCCCAAGATGATCGCGCGTCACGAGGTACTCTGTTCGCTGGAAGACATCATATCCCAGGCAGCTTCACTGCTGAAAGAGAGAGGCAGGTTTTTTATGGTACACCGCCCATTTCGGCTGGCAGAGATTATGACGGGACTGGTGCGATGCGGTTTGGAGCCAAAACGAATGCAGCTGGTTCATCCATATATGGATAAGGAACCCAATATGGTGCTGATCGAGGCGCTGCGCGGAGGGAATCCCAGGATTACCGTAGAAAAACCGCTGGTTGTGTACCGCGAACCGGGACTTTATACGGATGATATCCTGAGGATCTATGACCGGGTCTGA
- a CDS encoding amino acid ABC transporter permease codes for MSSLLHVMESVFTHGNVLYLLQGLFTTLFVAVISVFLSMILGTVFALLRTYGNRLSRAVSSVYIEIFRNTPHLLWVFAIRFLIRIPAPFDAPVYSGILSFTLFTTAGMAEIIRGGLNAIPSGQFEGGYSQGFNFPQTLRLIVLPQCYRAIIPAMLSQVITVIKDTSFLAQVAIQEFFNNSKWIMSAQADSSVDQTLRVFVIFGFVALVYFIINFALSYIVRSQKKNRLEIRY; via the coding sequence ATGTCTTCGCTTTTACATGTAATGGAGTCTGTCTTTACACACGGAAACGTTCTGTACCTGCTGCAGGGACTTTTCACCACGCTGTTTGTTGCCGTTATATCTGTATTCTTAAGTATGATCCTGGGAACAGTATTTGCCCTGCTGCGGACTTACGGTAACCGTCTGTCTCGCGCGGTATCTTCTGTTTACATTGAGATTTTCCGAAATACCCCTCATCTGCTCTGGGTATTCGCGATCCGTTTCCTGATACGTATACCGGCGCCATTTGATGCTCCTGTGTACTCCGGAATCCTGTCATTTACCCTGTTTACAACAGCCGGTATGGCAGAAATCATCCGTGGCGGTCTGAATGCCATTCCCTCCGGTCAGTTTGAGGGGGGATATTCTCAGGGATTTAACTTCCCTCAGACTTTAAGGCTGATCGTCCTTCCGCAGTGTTACCGTGCCATCATCCCGGCCATGCTGTCCCAGGTGATCACGGTCATCAAAGACACTTCTTTTCTGGCACAGGTGGCTATCCAGGAATTTTTCAACAACAGCAAATGGATCATGTCAGCTCAGGCAGACAGTTCTGTCGATCAGACATTACGGGTTTTTGTAATCTTTGGATTCGTCGCTCTGGTATACTTCATCATTAATTTTGCCCTCTCATATATTGTCCGCAGCCAGAAAAAAAACCGTCTGGAGATCCGGTACTGA
- a CDS encoding AraC family transcriptional regulator, whose translation MGWVEDIGKAVSYIEKNITAELTIDEIAKQTLVSPFYFQKGFAILCDFTVGEYIRRRRLTLAGSELVSTDAKIIDIALKYGYDSPDSFTKAFSRFHGVTPTAVRRDGAMIKMFAPLKIKFSLEGGYIMDYKIVEKDSFTVVGVSGIFKYDSAAEEIPKFWTKHYQADADTIGGNYGICGMYGVSIDESMEGNEFEYLIADNYDPSAETPEGLATKIIPRHTWAVFACKGPMPVSLQDVNKKIFSEWLPNCKDYEIAAGYNIEMYSDCTDFADGTQDENYYSEIWIPVKRK comes from the coding sequence ATGGGCTGGGTAGAGGACATCGGCAAAGCTGTCAGCTATATCGAGAAAAATATCACTGCTGAACTTACCATTGATGAGATCGCGAAGCAGACATTGGTATCACCGTTTTATTTTCAGAAAGGTTTTGCCATACTTTGTGATTTTACGGTTGGAGAATACATCAGACGGCGCAGGCTTACCCTTGCCGGCAGTGAGCTTGTCTCCACTGATGCAAAAATCATAGACATTGCGCTTAAATATGGTTACGATTCCCCGGACAGTTTCACGAAAGCGTTCTCACGTTTCCATGGCGTTACACCTACTGCTGTGCGAAGAGACGGGGCAATGATTAAAATGTTCGCCCCTCTAAAAATTAAATTTTCACTGGAAGGCGGTTATATTATGGATTACAAGATTGTTGAAAAAGACTCTTTTACTGTTGTGGGGGTATCGGGAATATTCAAGTACGACAGTGCGGCTGAAGAGATACCGAAATTTTGGACTAAGCACTATCAAGCCGACGCGGACACTATAGGCGGGAATTATGGCATCTGCGGTATGTATGGGGTGAGTATTGACGAAAGCATGGAAGGCAATGAATTCGAATACCTGATCGCAGATAACTATGATCCGTCGGCAGAGACACCTGAGGGTCTTGCCACAAAGATCATTCCCAGGCACACATGGGCCGTCTTTGCCTGTAAAGGACCAATGCCCGTTTCCCTGCAGGATGTAAATAAAAAAATCTTTTCAGAATGGCTGCCAAACTGCAAAGATTATGAAATCGCTGCAGGGTATAATATTGAAATGTACAGCGACTGCACAGATTTTGCAGACGGTACACAGGATGAGAACTATTACAGCGAAATCTGGATACCTGTTAAAAGGAAATAG
- a CDS encoding amino acid ABC transporter permease, whose amino-acid sequence MRGIFSAEKWGVLADNLGNFAEGFGMTLFIVFFGLLLSLTLGILFGILSVSRLKILRALARIYVEFFQNTPLLVQIFFLYNALPYLGTVMPVTLIGILGLGFYHGAYMSEVVRTGITAVPAGQAEAAVSQGFGHLEMMLFIIFPQALKVMLPPLANVSSNLIKNTSILAVIAGGDLMYQADSFAASTLCYGPAYVTAGILYFIICFPLTRLSIYMEQRFKEVR is encoded by the coding sequence ATGCGCGGTATATTTTCAGCAGAAAAATGGGGGGTGCTGGCTGATAATCTGGGAAATTTTGCTGAAGGGTTTGGCATGACTCTTTTTATCGTTTTTTTCGGACTTCTGCTGTCACTGACACTTGGCATCCTGTTCGGTATCCTCTCAGTGAGCCGTCTGAAGATTCTGCGCGCTTTGGCACGCATTTATGTGGAGTTTTTTCAGAACACTCCGCTGCTCGTGCAAATATTTTTCCTGTACAACGCACTTCCATACCTTGGCACCGTCATGCCAGTCACATTAATCGGAATTCTGGGACTTGGTTTTTATCATGGCGCTTACATGTCCGAAGTCGTCAGGACCGGTATCACAGCGGTGCCCGCAGGACAGGCAGAGGCCGCCGTCTCCCAGGGATTCGGACACCTGGAAATGATGCTGTTCATCATTTTTCCGCAGGCACTTAAGGTAATGCTTCCTCCTCTTGCAAATGTCTCATCCAACCTGATTAAAAACACTTCGATCCTGGCCGTGATAGCAGGTGGGGACCTGATGTACCAGGCTGATTCCTTCGCCGCATCCACCCTCTGCTATGGTCCTGCATATGTGACCGCCGGAATACTGTATTTTATCATCTGTTTTCCGCTCACCCGTCTGTCCATCTATATGGAACAGCGATTTAAGGAGGTACGTTAA
- the rsmI gene encoding 16S rRNA (cytidine(1402)-2'-O)-methyltransferase yields the protein MEGRLYLCATPIGNLEDITLRVLRTLKEADLIAAEDTRNSIKLLNHFDIKTPMTSYHEYNKIEKGKQLVEKMLSGSQIALITDAGTPAISDPGEELVDMCYENGISVTSLPGPAACITALTLSGLSTRRFAFEAFLPADKKMRRIVMEEMKEETRTIIMYEAPHRMVKTLEELEEVLGNRRMALVRELTKRHETAFRTTIPEALKRCREEGVRGECVLVIEGKSRALIEEETRESWLMMPLEDHMEYYESRGMDRKNAMKQVAKDRGVGKREIYQQLLDEKE from the coding sequence ATGGAAGGCAGGCTTTATCTTTGCGCAACACCAATCGGCAATCTGGAGGACATTACGCTGCGTGTTCTGCGGACTTTGAAAGAAGCAGACCTGATTGCCGCGGAGGATACGAGAAACAGTATCAAACTTTTGAATCACTTTGATATCAAAACTCCGATGACAAGTTATCATGAGTACAATAAGATTGAAAAGGGGAAGCAGCTGGTTGAGAAAATGCTGTCTGGCTCACAGATCGCACTGATCACAGATGCGGGGACACCGGCAATCTCCGACCCCGGTGAAGAACTGGTGGATATGTGTTATGAGAACGGTATTTCTGTGACCTCCCTGCCGGGACCGGCGGCCTGTATCACAGCCCTGACACTCTCCGGACTTTCCACCAGAAGATTTGCATTTGAAGCATTTCTGCCCGCGGATAAAAAAATGCGGCGGATTGTAATGGAGGAGATGAAAGAAGAAACGCGCACGATTATTATGTATGAGGCGCCGCATCGTATGGTAAAAACACTGGAGGAGCTTGAGGAGGTACTTGGAAACAGGAGGATGGCTCTTGTCAGGGAGCTGACCAAACGCCACGAGACGGCATTTCGGACAACGATACCGGAAGCACTGAAGCGCTGCCGGGAAGAAGGTGTCAGAGGGGAATGTGTGCTTGTGATCGAAGGCAAGAGCAGAGCTCTGATCGAGGAGGAGACGAGAGAATCCTGGCTTATGATGCCGCTTGAAGACCATATGGAATATTATGAGAGCCGGGGGATGGACAGAAAGAATGCCATGAAACAGGTGGCGAAGGACCGCGGCGTTGGAAAAAGAGAGATTTATCAACAGCTTTTGGATGAAAAAGAGTAA
- the metK gene encoding methionine adenosyltransferase codes for MEKLLFTSESVTEGHPDKMCDQISDAILDELLKQDPMSRVACETCTTTGMVLVMGEITTSAYVDIQKIVRDTVREIGYTRGKFGFDADTCGVITAIDEQSTDIAMGVDKALEAKENTMSDAEIEAIGAGDQGMMFGYATNETEEYMPYPIALAHKLALQLSKVRKDGTLSYLRPDGKTQVSVEYDEAGKPVRLDAVVCSTQHDPDVAQEQIHEDIKKYVFNPIIPADMVDEDTKYFINPTGRFVIGGPHGDSGLTGRKIIVDTYGGYARHGGGAFSGKDCTKVDRSAAYAARYVAKNIVAAGLADKCEIQLSYAIGVAHPTSVMVDTDGTGKISDGKLVEIIRENFDLRPAGIIKMLDLRRPIYKQTAAYGHFGRNDLDLPWERLDKVDELKKYL; via the coding sequence ATGGAAAAATTGTTATTTACATCCGAGTCTGTAACGGAAGGACATCCGGATAAAATGTGTGACCAGATATCAGATGCCATTCTGGACGAACTGTTAAAACAGGATCCGATGAGCCGCGTGGCATGCGAGACATGTACGACTACAGGTATGGTTCTGGTAATGGGTGAGATTACGACGTCTGCGTATGTTGATATTCAGAAAATTGTTCGTGATACAGTCAGAGAGATCGGTTATACACGAGGAAAATTTGGGTTTGATGCCGATACCTGTGGTGTGATCACCGCGATCGATGAGCAGTCGACGGATATTGCCATGGGTGTGGATAAAGCACTGGAGGCAAAAGAAAATACGATGTCTGATGCCGAGATTGAAGCAATCGGAGCCGGAGATCAGGGAATGATGTTTGGCTACGCGACAAATGAGACGGAAGAGTACATGCCGTATCCGATCGCACTCGCCCATAAACTGGCGCTGCAGCTCTCGAAAGTTCGTAAGGACGGAACACTTTCTTATCTGAGACCTGACGGAAAAACACAGGTCAGTGTTGAGTATGATGAAGCCGGAAAGCCAGTCCGTCTGGATGCAGTTGTGTGTTCCACACAGCATGATCCGGATGTGGCTCAGGAGCAGATCCATGAAGATATTAAAAAGTATGTGTTTAATCCGATCATTCCCGCCGATATGGTAGATGAAGATACGAAGTATTTCATCAATCCGACAGGAAGATTTGTAATTGGGGGTCCGCATGGGGACAGCGGACTGACAGGACGTAAGATCATCGTGGATACGTACGGCGGATATGCGCGTCACGGCGGCGGTGCTTTTTCCGGAAAGGACTGTACGAAGGTAGACCGTTCCGCAGCGTACGCAGCAAGATATGTTGCCAAGAACATTGTGGCTGCCGGACTGGCGGATAAATGTGAGATACAGCTCTCCTATGCGATCGGTGTAGCTCATCCTACGTCTGTCATGGTGGACACAGACGGGACAGGCAAAATCTCTGACGGTAAACTGGTGGAGATCATCCGTGAGAACTTTGACCTGAGGCCTGCCGGCATCATTAAAATGCTGGATCTTCGCCGCCCGATCTATAAGCAGACAGCCGCATACGGACATTTCGGGCGCAATGACCTGGATCTTCCGTGGGAGAGACTGGATAAAGTGGACGAGCTGAAAAAATACCTGTAA
- a CDS encoding HAMP domain-containing sensor histidine kinase, producing MKLKTRIIITFFVIVLVPLTLTGISFYGFAQYQIKTIQEEYGIDVSYENLSNSTMMLSKITQDTFAMVQEKTQKDPGVFEQSNYLNTLNSRLGNMYSFLLVRKDDAVYYCGTDDDTEELFELLPEYGDARAGSDSGVYIGGNVQALVKQADFLFADRSKGSAFIVTKADSFMPQMKVLLVEMAVVIMIVLIITSLCLSLWIYRGVIGPLNQLKKAAVNIKEGNLDFTVEGNGVDEINALCEDFEEMRKRLKDSAEEKVVFDQENKELISNISHDLKTPITAIKGYVEGIMDGVADTPEKMDKYIRTIYTKANEMDRLINELTFYSKIDTNRIPYTFSKINIRDYFDDCIEDISLELESENVELEYQNCLEREVAVIADAEQIKRVINNIISNSLKYMNKEYKKISFRLRDVGDFVQFEIEDNGRGISTKDLTNIFDRFYRTDASRNSSKGGSGIGLSIVRKILEDHGGKVWATSQLGTGTTMYFVLRKFQEVPADE from the coding sequence ATGAAACTCAAGACAAGAATTATCATAACCTTTTTTGTTATAGTTCTGGTCCCGCTGACGCTGACCGGAATTTCTTTTTATGGTTTCGCACAGTATCAGATAAAGACGATTCAGGAAGAATATGGAATAGACGTTTCCTATGAGAATCTGTCAAACAGTACCATGATGCTCAGCAAGATCACCCAGGATACGTTTGCGATGGTTCAGGAAAAGACACAGAAGGATCCAGGGGTCTTTGAACAGAGTAATTATCTGAACACGCTGAATTCCCGGCTCGGAAATATGTATTCCTTTCTCCTGGTCAGAAAAGATGATGCCGTTTATTACTGCGGTACAGATGATGATACAGAGGAATTGTTTGAACTGCTTCCGGAGTACGGTGATGCCAGAGCCGGCTCTGACAGCGGTGTTTATATAGGCGGCAATGTGCAGGCGCTGGTTAAGCAGGCAGACTTTTTATTTGCAGACAGGTCTAAGGGAAGTGCATTTATCGTCACGAAGGCAGATTCGTTTATGCCGCAGATGAAGGTTTTGCTCGTCGAGATGGCTGTGGTTATCATGATCGTACTGATCATCACCAGCCTTTGCCTGAGTCTCTGGATATACAGGGGAGTCATTGGCCCCTTAAATCAGCTGAAAAAGGCTGCTGTCAATATCAAAGAAGGAAACCTTGATTTTACCGTTGAGGGAAACGGCGTGGATGAGATCAATGCATTGTGTGAAGATTTTGAAGAGATGCGAAAACGCCTGAAAGATTCGGCAGAGGAAAAGGTTGTATTTGATCAGGAAAATAAAGAACTTATCAGTAATATTTCACATGATCTGAAGACTCCTATTACGGCCATTAAGGGTTATGTGGAGGGCATCATGGATGGTGTTGCAGACACACCTGAAAAAATGGATAAATATATCCGAACCATTTATACGAAGGCAAACGAGATGGACCGCCTGATCAATGAACTGACATTTTACTCGAAAATTGATACGAACAGGATTCCCTATACGTTCAGTAAGATCAACATCAGAGACTACTTCGATGACTGCATTGAGGATATCAGCCTGGAACTGGAATCAGAAAATGTTGAACTGGAATATCAGAATTGTCTGGAACGGGAAGTCGCTGTCATAGCAGATGCTGAACAGATTAAACGCGTGATCAACAATATTATAAGCAATTCACTGAAGTATATGAACAAGGAATACAAAAAAATTTCCTTCCGCCTCAGAGATGTGGGAGACTTTGTGCAGTTCGAGATTGAGGACAACGGAAGGGGAATTTCAACAAAAGATCTGACGAATATTTTTGACAGATTTTACCGGACGGATGCGTCGCGCAATTCGTCCAAAGGAGGAAGCGGAATCGGACTTTCTATTGTGAGAAAGATTCTGGAGGATCACGGGGGCAAAGTGTGGGCAACCAGCCAGCTTGGCACAGGAACAACAATGTATTTTGTACTTAGAAAATTTCAGGAGGTACCGGCAGATGAGTAA
- a CDS encoding stage 0 sporulation family protein has product MTKIIGVRFRNVGKVYYFNPKNLDIKNGDYVIVETARGVEYGHVVLGPKEVESSQVVQPLKDVIRIATPKDSEKEENNRRKEKEAFEICQKKIKKHDLDMKLIDAEYTFDNNKVLFYFTADGRIDFRELVKDLASVFKTRIELRQIGVRDETKILGGIGICGRPLCCHTYLSEFAPVSIKMAKEQNLSLNPTKISGVCGRLMCCLKNEQETYEYLNKKLPNNGDQVLTPEGLRGEVQSVSVLRQLVKVLVDDGEEKEIREYEVKELKFRPKQNKKDKVKLSADELKALAELEK; this is encoded by the coding sequence ATGACAAAAATAATCGGAGTCCGGTTTCGCAACGTGGGCAAGGTATATTACTTTAATCCGAAAAATCTTGATATAAAAAACGGAGATTACGTAATCGTTGAGACAGCAAGAGGAGTGGAATACGGCCACGTTGTGCTGGGACCGAAGGAAGTGGAGTCATCACAGGTTGTACAGCCGCTTAAGGATGTGATTCGGATCGCTACGCCTAAGGACAGTGAGAAAGAAGAAAACAACCGCAGGAAAGAAAAGGAAGCTTTTGAAATCTGTCAGAAAAAGATTAAAAAGCATGATCTGGATATGAAACTGATCGATGCTGAATATACATTTGACAATAATAAAGTACTGTTCTATTTTACTGCTGATGGCAGAATTGATTTCCGGGAACTTGTAAAGGATCTGGCATCGGTATTTAAGACAAGGATCGAACTTCGGCAGATTGGTGTCAGAGATGAGACGAAGATTCTGGGTGGAATCGGTATCTGCGGCAGACCGCTTTGCTGCCATACGTATCTGTCAGAATTTGCACCCGTTTCGATCAAGATGGCCAAGGAGCAGAATCTTTCACTGAATCCCACTAAAATATCGGGTGTATGCGGAAGACTGATGTGCTGCCTGAAAAATGAGCAGGAGACGTATGAATATCTGAACAAAAAGCTTCCGAATAACGGAGATCAGGTGCTCACACCGGAGGGGCTGCGGGGCGAAGTTCAGAGTGTAAGTGTCTTAAGACAGCTTGTCAAGGTGCTGGTGGATGACGGAGAAGAAAAAGAGATCCGTGAATATGAAGTTAAAGAGCTGAAATTCAGGCCGAAACAGAATAAAAAAGACAAGGTAAAGCTTTCTGCTGATGAACTGAAGGCACTTGCGGAGCTGGAAAAGTAA